The proteins below come from a single Agromyces flavus genomic window:
- a CDS encoding 6-phosphofructokinase — translation MKIGILTSGGDCPGLNAVIRGAVLKGVISHEAEFVGFRWGWKGVVEGDIVPVTRHDVRGLSKQGGTILGSSRTNPFEGENGGPDNIRRMLEAEGIDAIIAIGGEGTLTAARRLVDEGGLPVIGVPKTIDNDLAATDYSFGFDTAVEIATEAIDRLRTTAESHNRCMVLEVMGRHVGWIALHSGMAGGAHAILIPEQPMSIDEICHYVESVRERGRAPLIVVAEGFKLDTMDEAHSHLGLDAFNRPRLGGIAEKLAPIIEERTGIESRHTVLGHIQRGGAPSAYDRVLATRLGMAAVDAAVDRAWGSMVTLRGTDIARVTIAEATGGLNLVPQSRYDEARILFG, via the coding sequence ATGAAGATCGGCATTCTCACGAGCGGCGGCGACTGCCCCGGCCTCAACGCGGTCATCCGCGGGGCGGTGCTCAAGGGCGTCATCTCGCACGAAGCGGAGTTCGTGGGATTCCGATGGGGCTGGAAGGGCGTCGTCGAGGGCGACATCGTGCCCGTGACGCGACACGACGTGCGGGGCCTCTCCAAGCAGGGCGGCACGATCCTCGGCTCGAGCCGCACGAACCCCTTCGAGGGCGAGAACGGCGGCCCCGACAACATCCGCCGCATGCTCGAGGCCGAGGGCATCGACGCGATCATCGCGATCGGCGGCGAGGGCACGCTGACCGCGGCCCGCCGCCTGGTCGACGAAGGCGGACTGCCCGTCATCGGCGTGCCCAAGACGATCGACAACGACCTCGCGGCGACCGACTACTCCTTCGGGTTCGACACGGCCGTCGAGATCGCGACCGAGGCCATCGACCGACTCCGCACCACCGCGGAATCGCACAACCGATGCATGGTGCTCGAGGTCATGGGCCGGCACGTGGGCTGGATCGCGCTGCACTCCGGCATGGCCGGTGGGGCCCACGCCATCCTCATCCCCGAGCAGCCCATGAGCATCGACGAGATCTGCCACTACGTGGAGTCGGTCCGCGAGCGCGGCCGCGCCCCGCTCATCGTCGTCGCCGAGGGCTTCAAGCTCGACACGATGGACGAAGCGCACTCGCACCTCGGCCTCGACGCGTTCAACCGACCGCGCCTCGGCGGCATCGCCGAGAAGCTCGCCCCCATCATCGAGGAGCGCACCGGCATCGAGTCCCGCCACACGGTGCTGGGTCACATCCAGCGCGGCGGCGCGCCGTCGGCGTACGACCGGGTGCTCGCCACGCGCCTCGGCATGGCGGCCGTCGACGCAGCCGTCGACCGCGCCTGGGGCAGCATGGTGACGCTTCGCGGGACCGACATCGCCCGCGTCACGATCGCCGAGGCGACCGGCGGCCTCAACCTGGTGCCTCAGTCGCGGTACGACGAGGCCCGCATCCTCTTCGGCTGA